From the genome of Catenulispora sp. MAP5-51, one region includes:
- a CDS encoding ribose-5-phosphate isomerase encodes MRIYLGSDHAGYDLKNHIVTWLTAAGHEAVDCGPHTFDAQDDYPPYVMLAASKTAADPDSLGIVIGGSGNGEAIAANKIAGIRAALAWSEETARLGREHNNANVISIGARMHTEDEATHFVEVFITTAFTNEERHIRRIEMMSDYEKSGELPPLPTTAG; translated from the coding sequence ATGCGCATCTACCTCGGCAGCGACCACGCCGGCTACGACCTGAAGAACCACATCGTCACCTGGCTGACCGCCGCCGGGCACGAAGCCGTCGACTGCGGCCCCCACACCTTCGACGCCCAGGACGACTACCCCCCGTACGTGATGCTGGCCGCGAGCAAGACCGCCGCCGACCCCGACAGCCTCGGCATCGTCATCGGCGGCTCCGGCAACGGCGAAGCCATCGCCGCCAACAAGATCGCCGGCATCCGCGCCGCCCTCGCCTGGAGCGAGGAGACAGCCCGCCTGGGCCGCGAGCACAACAACGCCAACGTCATCAGCATCGGCGCCCGCATGCACACCGAGGACGAGGCCACCCACTTCGTCGAGGTCTTCATCACCACCGCCTTCACCAACGAAGAGCGCCACATCCGCCGCATCGAGATGATGAGCGACTACGAGAAGAGCGGCGAACTCCCGCCCCTCCCCACCACCGCCGGCTGA
- a CDS encoding MMPL family transporter, with amino-acid sequence MERFSRFVLAKRRGIAALWLVLLLGGGWASSVLSNHLNQSFTIAGTPSAAASDALVAQYHVGGGLDPLVPVFVLPPGVTPEQARSTLEPALAAVPGQVVDYYSSGDRAFLGADGRTMFALVFTPATGDQVHDARNQTDAARALPHRLAAAAPPGTQVYVTGITPLSSNGNGGGNGVLAEALLGGAGALIVLAFVFGSFLAVLPLVIAAVSILSSYLVVLILSEFMKVQAVVQYMVGLIGLGVAIDYSLLLVTRWREEVAHGADNEAAVHRAMATAGRAVLVSGLTVALGLLSLIVVPIQFMRSIGIGGMLIPVVSVAVTLTLLPIALTGFGRRLDWPRLRHEDKPSRAWTAWARWVVRRRWLAAGLALLVLVPLAVVALGIHEGDPTTDSLAKSGQARQGLVALRAADIPSGVLNPYVVLTPPNTRPTTLMPGNGLYAVVPVTTPPPGTEKTPTTRWPLTVVLPSDESATRQGQHVAKLTRTTLDHAVPGTLVVSSALANIDNIHKMYGQFPILLAVLAVLTFLVLARTFRSLLLPAKAVLANLLSVAAAYGGMVLIWQNGHGSEAIWGIPATGGIPFWIPMIVFAFLYGLSMDYEVFILSRMREEHDAGASTNDAVIVGLGRTGRLVTSAALILFLAFAALASAPSTFLKIFATGLGIGILLDATVVRALLVPALVSLFGHWNWVLPRWAARILRVRPSP; translated from the coding sequence ATGGAGCGATTCTCGAGATTCGTGCTCGCGAAGCGGCGGGGTATCGCCGCCTTGTGGTTGGTGCTGTTGCTCGGTGGCGGGTGGGCTTCGTCGGTCTTGTCCAACCACCTGAACCAGAGCTTCACCATCGCCGGGACGCCGAGTGCGGCGGCCAGCGACGCCCTGGTCGCGCAGTACCACGTCGGCGGCGGGCTCGATCCGCTCGTTCCGGTCTTCGTGCTGCCGCCGGGTGTCACGCCGGAGCAGGCCCGCTCGACGCTGGAGCCCGCGCTGGCCGCGGTGCCCGGGCAGGTCGTCGACTACTACAGCAGCGGGGACCGCGCCTTCCTCGGGGCCGACGGGCGGACCATGTTCGCGCTCGTCTTCACCCCCGCCACCGGCGACCAGGTGCATGACGCCAGGAACCAGACCGACGCCGCCCGCGCGCTGCCGCACCGGCTCGCCGCCGCGGCTCCGCCGGGGACCCAGGTGTACGTCACCGGCATCACCCCGCTGTCGTCCAACGGCAACGGCGGGGGCAACGGGGTGCTGGCCGAGGCGTTGCTCGGCGGGGCCGGCGCGCTCATCGTGCTGGCCTTCGTGTTCGGGTCCTTCCTCGCCGTGCTGCCGCTGGTGATCGCCGCGGTCTCGATCCTGTCCAGCTACCTCGTGGTGCTGATCCTGTCCGAGTTCATGAAGGTCCAGGCCGTGGTGCAGTACATGGTCGGGCTGATCGGGCTCGGCGTGGCCATCGACTACTCGCTCCTGCTGGTCACACGCTGGCGCGAGGAGGTGGCGCACGGCGCCGACAACGAGGCCGCCGTGCACCGGGCGATGGCCACGGCCGGGCGTGCCGTGCTGGTCAGCGGGCTGACCGTGGCGCTGGGCCTGCTCTCGCTGATCGTGGTGCCGATCCAGTTCATGCGCTCCATCGGCATCGGCGGGATGCTGATCCCGGTGGTCAGCGTCGCGGTGACGCTGACCCTGCTGCCCATCGCGCTCACCGGCTTCGGCCGCCGCCTGGACTGGCCGCGCCTGCGGCACGAGGACAAGCCCAGCCGGGCCTGGACCGCTTGGGCGCGCTGGGTGGTCCGCCGGCGGTGGCTGGCCGCCGGGCTGGCGCTGCTCGTGCTGGTCCCGCTGGCCGTCGTCGCGCTCGGCATCCACGAGGGCGACCCGACCACCGACTCCCTGGCCAAGTCCGGGCAGGCGCGGCAGGGCTTGGTGGCCCTGCGCGCCGCCGACATCCCCAGCGGCGTGCTCAATCCCTACGTTGTCCTGACCCCGCCGAACACCCGGCCCACGACCCTGATGCCCGGCAACGGCCTCTACGCGGTGGTCCCGGTGACCACGCCGCCGCCGGGGACGGAGAAGACCCCGACCACGCGCTGGCCGCTCACCGTCGTCCTGCCGAGCGACGAATCCGCCACCCGCCAGGGCCAGCATGTCGCCAAGCTCACCCGCACCACCCTGGACCACGCCGTCCCGGGCACCCTTGTGGTCTCCAGCGCGCTGGCCAACATCGACAACATCCACAAGATGTACGGCCAGTTCCCGATCCTGCTCGCGGTGTTGGCCGTCCTCACCTTCCTGGTGCTGGCCCGCACCTTCCGCTCCCTGCTGCTGCCGGCCAAGGCGGTCCTGGCGAACCTGCTCTCGGTCGCCGCGGCCTACGGCGGCATGGTCCTGATCTGGCAGAACGGCCACGGCTCGGAGGCCATCTGGGGCATCCCGGCGACCGGCGGCATCCCGTTCTGGATCCCGATGATCGTCTTCGCGTTCCTCTACGGGCTGTCGATGGACTACGAGGTCTTCATCCTGTCCCGCATGCGCGAGGAGCACGACGCCGGCGCCAGTACCAACGACGCCGTGATCGTGGGCCTGGGCCGCACCGGCCGGCTGGTCACCAGCGCCGCGCTGATCCTCTTCCTGGCCTTCGCCGCGCTGGCCAGCGCCCCGTCGACCTTCCTGAAGATCTTCGCCACCGGCCTGGGCATCGGTATCCTGCTGGACGCCACCGTGGTGCGCGCGCTGCTCGTGCCCGCGCTGGTGTCCTTGTTCGGGCACTGGAACTGGGTGCTGCCGCGGTGGGCGGCGCGGATCCTGCGCGTCAGGCCGTCGCCGTGA
- a CDS encoding PP2C family protein-serine/threonine phosphatase — protein sequence MTADSGNGRSGRRSATGRRRRFVGGRLLDSGIGRWLTDSAMASDLYLLPALGMVAVGFGMLTVAFPEAWTPAMLALPVLAGGLLMKLRGQLLLLVICIAVLAGVSWHRERAGVAFGSALAVFATAALVILTSRSRLRLGVQGTRGEAMLLDLRERLRAQGLVPRLPADWHVDMSIRSAGGQSFAGDFLIAALSHPAFPAQRRPQPVTNPVGTSSVPGVPPATMQAAPPTAPSPAPAPADQDHPGAHGIGTGTGIAADADEPHTRGQTLELSLVDVSGKGLAAGTRALLLSGAFGGLLGTVPSRDFLTSANKYLLRQDWDEGFATAVHLVVELETGHYRFHSAGHPPIARLTAKTGRWSTEEAEGPLLGILDDAEFPATEGCLDRGDALLLFTDGLVERPGRDLDEGLDRLLGAAETRLTTGFTGGADRLINEVAPNVKDDRALVVVWRT from the coding sequence ATGACCGCGGACTCGGGGAACGGGCGGTCCGGCAGGCGCAGCGCCACCGGGCGACGCCGGCGATTCGTCGGCGGCCGTCTCCTCGACAGCGGGATCGGCCGCTGGCTCACCGACAGCGCCATGGCCTCGGATCTCTATCTGCTGCCGGCGCTGGGGATGGTGGCCGTCGGCTTCGGCATGCTCACTGTGGCCTTCCCCGAGGCCTGGACCCCGGCGATGCTGGCCCTGCCGGTCCTGGCCGGCGGCCTGCTGATGAAGCTGCGCGGCCAACTCCTCCTGCTGGTGATCTGCATCGCGGTCCTGGCCGGCGTTTCCTGGCACCGCGAGCGCGCCGGCGTGGCCTTCGGCTCGGCCCTGGCCGTCTTCGCCACCGCGGCCCTGGTGATACTGACCTCCCGCTCCCGCCTGCGCCTGGGCGTCCAGGGCACCCGCGGCGAGGCGATGCTCCTGGACCTGCGCGAACGCCTGCGCGCCCAGGGCCTGGTCCCCCGCCTGCCCGCCGACTGGCACGTCGACATGTCCATCCGCTCCGCCGGCGGCCAGTCCTTCGCCGGCGACTTCCTCATCGCGGCCCTGTCCCACCCGGCCTTCCCGGCCCAGCGTCGCCCCCAGCCCGTGACCAACCCCGTCGGCACGAGCAGCGTCCCGGGCGTTCCCCCGGCCACGATGCAGGCCGCACCCCCGACCGCCCCATCACCGGCCCCGGCCCCCGCCGACCAGGACCACCCCGGCGCCCACGGCATCGGTACCGGTACCGGCATCGCCGCCGACGCCGACGAACCGCACACCCGCGGCCAGACCCTGGAACTGAGCCTGGTCGACGTCAGCGGCAAAGGCCTGGCAGCGGGCACCCGCGCACTCCTGCTGTCGGGAGCCTTCGGCGGTCTCCTGGGCACCGTCCCCTCCCGAGACTTCCTCACCTCGGCGAACAAGTACCTCCTGCGCCAGGACTGGGACGAAGGCTTCGCCACAGCGGTCCACCTGGTCGTCGAACTGGAAACCGGCCACTACCGCTTCCACAGCGCGGGCCACCCACCCATTGCCCGCCTCACAGCCAAAACCGGCCGCTGGTCCACCGAGGAAGCCGAAGGCCCCCTCCTGGGCATCCTCGACGACGCCGAATTCCCCGCCACCGAAGGCTGCCTCGACCGAGGCGACGCCCTCCTGCTGTTCACCGACGGCCTCGTAGAACGCCCCGGCCGCGACCTGGACGAAGGCCTGGACCGCCTCCTGGGCGCCGCCGAAACCCGCCTCACCACCGGCTTCACCGGCGGCGCCGACCGCCTGATCAACGAAGTGGCCCCGAACGTGAAGGACGACCGCGCACTCGTGGTCGTCTGGCGCACATGA